TGGGGAGCGGTCGGGCGATGCTCGCCGCGGTCGCTGCGGAGCGACCGGACCTCGTGCTGCTCGACCTGAACCTGCCGGACGCCCACGGCCTGCAGCTCGTCCGCACGCTGCGAGCCGCCGGTTCCGCCGTCGACGTCGTCGCGGTGACCGCGGCACACGACGTCCAGGCGGTGCGGAACGCGATCGCCCTCGGGGTCGTGCAGTACCTCGTCAAGCCCTTCAGCTTCCGGTCGTTCGCCGACCGGATGACGTCGTACCGCGAGTTCCGGCGCGGGTTCGAGGACCGTCGTGCCCTCACGCAGGCCGACATCGACCAGCGGCTCGGGACGCTCCGTCCGGTCGCGCCCGCCGACCACGAGAAGGGCATCGCCCCGGAGACGCTCGAGGTGGTGCGCGACGCACTGCTGCAGCGGTCCGACGGTGGTTCGGCATCCGAGGTCGCCGAGGCGACCGGGCTGTCGCGGGTCACCGTCCGGCGGTACCTCGAGCACCTGGCCGCTGCCGGGCAGGTCGCCAAGGACGTCCGCCACCGCGGGCAGGGACGGCCGGAGTACGAGTACCGCTGGTTGCGCTGATCGGCGCGCTGCGGGCGTGCGACGTGCGGCGTACCGGACGGGAGGCACGACGCGTGCCGGCGCGGCACGCTGCGGCCGTGCGCGGTGCCGGACGGGAGGCACGGTGCGGGCCGGCACCGCGCCTCCCGTCCGTGGTCCGGTCGCCCCGGCAGCGGGGTCAGCGTGCGCGGGCCGTGCCCGCGTCCGCACCTGCTCCGGTCCGGTCCTGCCGGAACCACTGCAGGAGCTCCCGCACCGCGGCGAGGTCCGGTGCCCCGCCGTGGTCGTCCGGCAGGAAGTCGAGGTCGTCGAAGGTGGTGCGGTGACCGGGCACCGCGGCGCGCTGCAGGGTGGTCTCGGCCGCGTAGCCCATCGACCAGTCCGGAAACTGCCGTGCGGGCACCTGTTCCTCGAGCAGCACGGTGACCTGGTCGTGGCGCGGGTCCTCGGCGATGTACGCCATCTTCTCGCGGACCGCCGTGGCGGGCCCCTCGAGCAGCTGCAGGAACCGGTGGTCGCGGAACAGCAGCAGGCCGGTCACGCCGGCGCGGGCGTTCGCGCTGCGGGCGTGCGCCAGCAGGTCGTCGAGGTCGTCGAGTCCGAAGCCGACGACCGCGCGGCTGGCGTAGACGAGCGACAGCAGCGCGCCGTCACCCGGGGTCTGCGTCGGTTCCGATGAGGGCTGCACGGGTCCACTCAACCCGCGCGAGCCGAGAGCCGACCCGGTGACCGGGCGGTGACGTCCCCCGGTTCCCTGTGACCGACGTCGTGCCGCTCTCTACGGTGGAGCGATGCGAGAAGAGCTCGAGGCGGTCCTGCAGGCACACCGCGTCACGCCACTGCCCGACGGCGTGGACCGTGCCAGTGCCTGCGACCCGGAGCTGCCGAGCGCGGAGATCGTCGGGTGGGCGACCCTCGTCGTGGCCGGGGTGCCGCTGTCGGCGTCCGAGCAGGACCGGCTCGCGGACACCGCAGCGAACGCGTTCGCCCTGATCGCGGTGCTCCCCGTGGGCGCCCGACCGTACTTCGCCCGGCTCGGGCTGATCGCGACCCTGGCGTCGGCGCTCGCCGTGGGAGCGCCCGCTCCGCGCTAGTCCCTCGCCGTGCCCGCGTCCGCCGAGTGCGTGACTAGGCTCAGCACGTGCGGTCCGCGGGTGGTTCCCGGAAGGGCCGTCGGGCCGGACGGGCAGAGAGCAGGAGACCACGTGGCGCGAGCGACGAGCATCCGCGACGTGGCGGCCGAGGCCGGGGTGTCGATCACGACGGTGTCGCACGCGCTGAGCGGCAAGGGCACCGTGAGTG
The sequence above is drawn from the Curtobacterium sp. MR_MD2014 genome and encodes:
- a CDS encoding response regulator, with translation MTAPIRVLIVEDEPLTAEAHTAYVSRLEGFAVVGTVGSGRAMLAAVAAERPDLVLLDLNLPDAHGLQLVRTLRAAGSAVDVVAVTAAHDVQAVRNAIALGVVQYLVKPFSFRSFADRMTSYREFRRGFEDRRALTQADIDQRLGTLRPVAPADHEKGIAPETLEVVRDALLQRSDGGSASEVAEATGLSRVTVRRYLEHLAAAGQVAKDVRHRGQGRPEYEYRWLR
- a CDS encoding BLUF domain-containing protein; amino-acid sequence: MQPSSEPTQTPGDGALLSLVYASRAVVGFGLDDLDDLLAHARSANARAGVTGLLLFRDHRFLQLLEGPATAVREKMAYIAEDPRHDQVTVLLEEQVPARQFPDWSMGYAAETTLQRAAVPGHRTTFDDLDFLPDDHGGAPDLAAVRELLQWFRQDRTGAGADAGTARAR